The following proteins are co-located in the Arctopsyche grandis isolate Sample6627 chromosome 3, ASM5162203v2, whole genome shotgun sequence genome:
- the LOC143923255 gene encoding kynurenine formamidase-like, whose protein sequence is METCKSQDSVVNEIIYPPNQDVETTFNALDLQYGLESGCKLKMLGSNLSNDSPIVLYLGEDGENLWQGLQQTGIRLIYFPTMPSLKSSSELYQLVEKAASFVFNYSINSNVYFVGHGIGALLAAKLLADRELLVKDSRASRLQAAFLVSGIYNSTEETDPTRSSWLSFDDAEDMKIAIAGMNKVSPLFDNFTHLLRPGVRLYVFSAGNDVPQLKAQSRQMFDRLADCCDQDDLHFEIKEKVDGARLLQDMCKPNSFLGRLIRYDICLSQTR, encoded by the exons ATGGAGACGTGCAAATCTCAAGATAGTGTCGTCAACGAAATAATTTATCCCCCCAATCAAG ATGTTGAAACTACGTTCAATGCTTTGGATTTGCAGTACGGGCTGGAATCCGGTTGCAAGTTGAAAATGCTCGGATCCAATTTATCCAAtg attCGCCGATTGTACTTTATTTGGGTGAAGACGGTGAAAATTTATGGCAAGGACTCCAACAGACCGGAATTCGCCTTATATACTTTCCTACAATGCCTTCTTTGAAGTCTTCGTCAGAATTGTATCAACTGGTTGAAAAGGCGGCTAGCTTCGTCTTCAACTATTCGATCAATAG caaTGTATACTTTGTTGGACACGGCATTGGAGCTTTGCTCGCAGCCAAACTATTAGCCGATCGAGAACTCCTGGTGAAGGATTCCCGAGCGAGTCGTCTTCAGGCTGCTTTCCTGGTGTCTGGAATATACAACTCCACCGAAGAGACGGATCCCACTCGATCGTCCTGGTTGTCGTTCGACGACGCTGAAGATATGAAGATAGCCATAGCGGGCATGAACAAAGTGTCGCCGCTCTTCGATAACTTCACTCATCTGCTTCGACCCGGTGTTCGGTTGTATGTGTTCTCAGCCGGCAACGACGTGCCCCAGCTGAAGGCTCAGTCTCGGCAGATGTTCGATCGTCTGGCCGACTGTTGTGATCAGGACGATTTACATTTCGAAATCAAGGAGAAGGTCGACGGAGCTCGTCTGCTCCAGGATATGTGCAAACCGAACAGCTTCCTCGGACGTCTGATTCGATACGATATTTGTCTTAGTCAGACGCGGTGA
- the LOC143909078 gene encoding protein FAM200C-like, whose translation MICYANLSNSSLALAKLRKHFLKLHGDGKYKNTTLGKFNVKRARFDEKATLPVLGYVPINQPILTASYEVAYLIAKQGKPHSIGETLIKPAMLKMANIMLGKAAEVKLFQIPLSNDTISDRIGDMGKDILAQPLTTTKAADVKKLVDDFFKDNSISWDMISAVCSDGVMLGRKSGFGALVKSYAPHIIVTHCILHRHALATKTLPLAEWLSRGQVLNRVFSVRVELALFLQEHQHCHADCFKNSEFILILAYMADIFAALNHLNHQMQGGGVNIIEAEENLKAFQKKLPLWKRRTENDNFANFPLLNDCVSKIEDASGIGDISVPAELKQAIATHLDELAKSLYGYFPTRESYPAWVRQPFTFTAPGSTAPLQNNNALNVLVSTTVIAKKALEIFIPFVTTYLCEQSFSRMLDIKTKKRNRLCCENDTRVALAKEHGIQLDIIFTNNLIY comes from the exons ATGATTTGCTATGCCAATTTGAGCAATTCTAGTCTAGCACTGGCAAAACTAAGAAAACACTTCCTTAAGCTGCATGGAGATGGAAAATACAAGAACACAACGCTCGGTAAATTCAATGTGAAGAGAGCCAGATTCGATGAAAAGGCTACTCTGCCTGTTCTCGGCTATGTACCCATCAACCAACCGATCCTCACAGCATCGTACGAAGTTGCTTATCTGATCGCAAAGCAGGGCAAACCACACTCCATTGGTGAAACACTCATAAAACCAGCTATGTTGAAGATGGCGAATATCATGCTGGGAAAAGCGGCTGAAGTTAAGTTATTCCAAATTCCTCTTTCAAATGATACCATCAGCGACAGAATAGGGGATATGGGCAAAGACATCTTGGCTCAA ccTCTTACAACAACTAAGGCAGCGGATGTGAAGAAACTTGTGGATGACTTCTTCAAAGACAACAGTATTTCGTGGGATATGATTTCTGCAGTTTGTTCGGACGGAGTCATGCTGGGAAGAAAGTCTGGTTTTGGTGCGCTAGTGAAATCCTATGCACCACACATcattgttacgcattgtattcTGCACAGGCATGCGTTGGCAACAAAAACCTTGCCTCTGGCAgaa TGGTTATCCCGGGGACAGGTGCTGAATCGTGTTTTTTCCGTGCGTGTGGAATTAGCCCTGTTTTTGCAAGAGCACCAACATTGTCATGCAGATTGCTTCAAAAATTCTGAGTTCATTCTCATTTTAGCGTACATGGCTGATATCTTCGCAGCTCTCAATCATCTCAATCACCAGATGCAGGGCGGTGGAGTCAACATCATCGAAGCGGAAGAAAACCTGAAGGCTTTTCAAAAAAAGCTACCGTTATGGAAACGACGAACAGAGAACGATAACTTTGCAAACTTTCCCCTGCTAAACGACTGTGTAAGTAAGATCGAAGATGCATCTGGAATCGGAGACATTTCTGTACCCGCGGAACTGAAGCAAGCAATTGCCACGCACTTAGATGAGCTTGCAAAGTCTCTCTACGGATACTTCCCTACAAGAGAGTCATATCCAGCATGGGTGAGACAGCCGTTCACGTTTA CAGCGCCAGGTTCAACAGCACCTCTTCAGAACAACAACGCTCTCAACGTTTTGGTGTCAACAACTGTTATTGCTAAGAAAGCTCTGgagattttcataccgtttgttacaACATATCTTTGCGAGCAATCCTTTTCGAGGATGCTGGACATAAAAACGAAGAAAAGGAACAGACTTTGTTGCGAAAATGACACGAGAGTGGCACTTGCCAAG GAACACGGAATACAACTCGATATCATATTCACTAATaatcttatttattaa